The following coding sequences lie in one Kribbella sp. NBC_00709 genomic window:
- a CDS encoding ClpX C4-type zinc finger protein, with protein MSESLVRCSFCGKLRDEVDRLIAGPGVFICNECVGLCEQLLSGKPMPFFPPLDGKTDDELLADMARIESSRGQVEVAVQDRVLRLRSRAVTWARIGEALGISRQSAWERFSGEE; from the coding sequence ATGTCGGAGAGTCTGGTGCGGTGCTCGTTCTGTGGGAAGTTGCGGGACGAGGTGGACCGGCTCATCGCGGGGCCGGGTGTGTTCATCTGCAACGAGTGCGTCGGCCTGTGTGAGCAGCTGCTGAGTGGGAAGCCGATGCCATTCTTCCCGCCGTTGGACGGCAAAACCGATGACGAGCTACTGGCCGACATGGCCCGGATCGAGTCGTCTCGCGGTCAGGTCGAGGTCGCCGTACAGGATCGCGTACTGCGGCTCCGCTCCCGAGCCGTCACGTGGGCGCGGATCGGCGAAGCTCTGGGCATCAGCCGCCAGTCAGCCTGGGAACGCTTCTCCGGCGAGGAATGA